The genomic window GCTCCGCCGCAAGCACGAGGACGTGTACGCCGAGCGGGAGGCCGGCCAGATCAGCGCGGGCTAAGGAGCGCCAGCGCCCGACCTTAGTCCGCTGTCGGGCAGGCCGGAGCGGGCCGATAATGCCGCATGGCCCTGTCCAACCCCTCCCGGCGTACCGGCCCAGCGGGAGCGCAGCCCTGGCGCTGGAAGGCGCTGACCCTGGCCACGCGGTTCAACCTGGCGAGCCTGCTGGTGCTGCTGGTCAGCATGCTAGTAACCGGCTGGTGGGTGGGCGAGCAGATCCGGCAGGGCGTGATCCACCGCACGGCGGCCACGGCGGCGCTGTACGTGGAGAACTTCCTGGTCACGCAACTTCAGGAACTGGGTTCAGCCGCGTGGCTGTCCCCGGTTCGCAAGGCGGCCATCGAGAAGCTGCTGGCGACCACCCCGCTGGGCCGGGAGATCGTGTCCATCAAGATCTGGGCGCCGGGCGGACGGGTCGTGTACGGCGAGAACGCCGGGCAGGTGTTCCCGGTCAAGGAGGATCTGGAACGCGCCTGGGCCGGCGCGGTGTCCTCGGAGATCACGAACCTGAGTGACCAGGAGAACGCCTCGCAGCGGGGCCGGTTCCACCGCCTGATCGAGACGTACGTGCCCATGCGGATCGAGGGCTCGGATCGCGTGATCGCCGTGGCAGAGTTCTACCAGACGACCGGGCCGCTCGACGCGGAGATCGCGCAGGCGCAGCGGCGCTCGTGGGCGGCCGTGGGCCTGACCACGCTGCTCACGTACCTGCTGCTCTCGGGGCTGGTGCGCCGGGGTTCGGACACCATCCGGCGGCAGGAGGGCACGCTGCGCGAGCAGGTGGGGGCGCTCGAGACCCTACTCGCGCAGAACGCGCAGCTGCACGGCCGGGTGAGCCGCGCTGCCGCCCGCACCGCCGCCCACAGCGAGCGCTTCCTGATGCG from Deinococcus sp. KSM4-11 includes these protein-coding regions:
- a CDS encoding sensor histidine kinase; amino-acid sequence: MALSNPSRRTGPAGAQPWRWKALTLATRFNLASLLVLLVSMLVTGWWVGEQIRQGVIHRTAATAALYVENFLVTQLQELGSAAWLSPVRKAAIEKLLATTPLGREIVSIKIWAPGGRVVYGENAGQVFPVKEDLERAWAGAVSSEITNLSDQENASQRGRFHRLIETYVPMRIEGSDRVIAVAEFYQTTGPLDAEIAQAQRRSWAAVGLTTLLTYLLLSGLVRRGSDTIRRQEGTLREQVGALETLLAQNAQLHGRVSRAAARTAAHSERFLMRVSSDLHDGPAQDLSYALLRLDSLTAHAAGQPAQEEALRNVEQSLESALREVRAIATDLRLPDLLGLNLHEALERALRDHRRRSGVEVTLHVGDLPTDLPLPVKITAFRIVQEALTNAARHAPGGETGVHARQEGRWLLLQIRDRGPGFTWSGEAQEGHLGLVGMRERAESLGGTFTVTARQGGGTCVEAHLPLHPEDHDA